A genomic segment from Camelus dromedarius isolate mCamDro1 unplaced genomic scaffold, mCamDro1.pat HAP1_SCAFFOLD_121, whole genome shotgun sequence encodes:
- the LOC135320779 gene encoding melanoma inhibitory activity protein 2-like: MCTHKASCFMFIEGKKKIQDHHAASGSLKEREEDGFQRQVKKVHVLDEISGQRSMDTEGKVDMNGCELVGKQQLLAAKEEAKLAEEETRWYKIRLEECHGQMREAEIIWRHQVTLAEKKAQDSSLRAQELEREISELRRENSDLRRENSDLRREKSSELRREVAHLKQRLDAICRWRQAEEYMRQEPTPGGPYRLQPPLRASQRDGNPVRNGTAFPAQEAEETKVTPCAGGPQPFRGQECVACPGCGPSSPRWPTRDLARLLCGPAAPAHKRRPRRPRSPWPALLQDYGMPRSSVLFAPRGSPCGAEEGPL; encoded by the exons atgtgcacacacaaagccagttgttttatgtttatagagggtaaaaagaaaattcaagacCACCATGCTGCATCGGGATCTCTGAAAGAACGTGAGGAAGACGGTTTccaaaggcaggtgaagaaagtACACGTCCTTGAtgaaatcagtggacagagatcTATGGACACTGAAGG gaaggtggacatgaacggatgtgagctggtgggaaagcagcagctgttggcagcaaaggaggaggcaaaATTGGCTGAAGAGGAGACAAGATGGTACAA GATAAGACTTGAAGAATGTCACGGGCAAATGCGGGAAGCAGAGATCATTTGGAGACACCAG gtcactcttgccgagaagaaggcccaagacagctcg ctcagggctcaggagctggagagggaaatctctgaattgagaagggaaaactctgacctgagaagggaaaactctgacctgagaagggaaaaatcctctgagctgagaagggaagttgcccacctgaaacagag attggatgcaatctgcagatggaggcaggcagaggaatacatGAGGCAGGAGCCCACCCCAGGAGGACCGTACAGGCTGCAACCTCCCCTGAGAG CTTCACAGAGGGATGGCAACCCTGTTAGGAATGGAACCGCCTTTCcggctcaggaggcagaggaaaccaaA gtcaccccgtgtgccggagggccccaaccatTCCGAGGACAAGAATGCGTGGCCTGCCcagggtgcggcccgtcgtcgcccagatgg ccgacgcgggacctggcgcggctcctgtgtggcccggcagcgcccgcccacaaGCGGCGGCCACGGAGGCCCAG gagcccttggccagctctgctGCAGGACTACGGGATGCCCAGGTCCTCAgtgctctttgcgcccaggggcagcccctgcggggcggaggagggccctttgtga